A window of the Zeugodacus cucurbitae isolate PBARC_wt_2022May chromosome 4, idZeuCucr1.2, whole genome shotgun sequence genome harbors these coding sequences:
- the LOC105211109 gene encoding protein phosphatase 1 regulatory subunit 12A isoform X13, with amino-acid sequence MSFRSRSRTAQPLAGSSRRRSLSSSRATSSSGIGGGSAYNYNGSNYNSNHTNGYGSSTSRPLSTGYYQNGSSGATSSSYYQSPYASIYGSRDNLYSTAGSRASAGASSSSYYSNGKNAGGGVIVIGRYEYTCTSATSAYPTKATSTSASHHAISSATTALKKDATHYVTPRKVSISADNHHHQHHQNNHNHNHHQYTHQPQAQQQYTKSTNPNSSSSTCIISTSHHHHYHPPTSKLTVQRTSRHASLSPTGSRHRCKCTYCTPSTSSSSSMSRSHNTNALCTANNCTSNSSNTNNNNNNKSYLYNSSQSTANGGGSSGYESRYSSNPYSSSASSYMSPYTSYDNGVTTASFSLGSSAGKSNSFKGSSTGSSSYRSTPSSARSTPTLTKISNSNSNLSSYSGSTAAPTSVAAAVSSSSAAAMAALVGRSNSLREQERKSRNRSRSRSAAQRSVSASSEKSEGYESGGERGTSRSRLSSTTNANTNANSTTDENKARDRSENGEAIDYKALWEAVKLENDKLKQQLKKKDDEIVQSRATLERFTNATTKNSLSELEKRERRAMERKLSEMEEELKLLQKLKTENERLRAENRALTRVVSKLTTSAQSQLAKKSK; translated from the exons ATGTCCTTTCGTTCACGTTCCCGCACCGCCCAGCCGCTAGCCGGCTCATCGCGTCGTCGTTCACTCTCCAGTTCGCGTGCCACCTCGTCCTCGGGCATCGGTGGTGGTAGCGCCTACAATTATAACGGCAGCAATTACAACAGCAATCATACAAATGGCTACGGCAGCTCTACATCACGTCCTCTGAGTACAGGGTATTATCAGAATGGTTCGTCTGGCGCCACATCCTCTTCTTACTACCAGAGTCCGTATGCGAGTATTTATGGTTCGCGTGATAATCTCTACAGCACAGCCGGAAGTCGTGCATCAGCTGGCGCCAGCAGCAGCTCGTATTATTCGAACGGTAAAAATGCTGGCGGTGGCGTCATTGTAATTGGCCGCTATGAGTACACATGCACATCCGCTACTTCCGCTTATCCAACCAAAGCTACTAGCACTTCAGCCAGCCACCATGCTATTTCCAGCGCAACAACAGCATTGAAAAAAGACGCCACTCATTATGTCACGCCAAGAAAAGTCAGCATTAGCGCTGACAATCACCATCATCAACACCATCAAAATAATCATAATCACAATCATCATCAGTATACTCATCAACCGCAGGCGCAACAGCAATATACAAAATCCACCAACCCGAATAGCTCCTCCTCCACCTGCATCATCTCCACCTCACATCACCATCATTACCATCCGCCAACGTCAAAGCTTACAGTGCAACGAACGTCTCGACATGCTTCGCTATCGCCCACCGGTAGCCGCCATAGATGCAAATGCACCTATTGCACACCCTCAaccagtagcagcagcagcatgtcGAGATCTCATAATACCAACGCCTTATGCACCGCCAATAATTGTACTAGCAATAGTAGtaatacgaacaacaacaataataacaaatcatatttatacaactcctcACAATCCACAGCCAATGGTGGTGGCAGCAGTGGCTATGAATCGCGTTACAGTTCGAATCCCTACAGCAGCAGCGCGAGCAGCTACATGAGTCCCTACACCAGCTATGACAATGGTGTGACCACCGCTTCGTTTAGCTTAGGCAGCAGCGCTGGCAAATCGAACTCCTTCAAAGGCAGCTCCACCGGCAGTTCGTCGTACAGAAGCACGCCGAGCAGCGCACGCTCAACGCCCACTCTGACCAAGATTTCCAATTCGAATAGTAATTTGAGTTCATACAGTGGCAGCACCGCAGCGCCCACATCTGTTGCGGCGGCAgtgagcagcagcagcgcagCCGCCATGGCCGCTTTGGTGGGACGCAGCAATTCGTTGCGTGAGCAGGAACGTAAATCGCGTAATCGTTCGCGTTCACGTAGTGCGGCGCAACGTTCCGTTAGCGCATCGTCAGAGAAGAGTGAAGGTTACGAA AGTGGCGGTGAGCGCGGCACATCACGTTCACGTTTGAGCAGCACCACTAACGCCAACACCAACGCAAACTCCACGACAGACGAGAATAAAGCACGTGATAGGTCAGAGAATGGCGAAGCCATCGACTACAAGGCTCTATGGGAGGCTGTAAA aTTGGAGAACGACAAGCTCAAGCAGCAGCTTAAGAAGAAAGATGATGAAATCGTACAAAGTAGAGCAACACTCGAAAGATTTACAAACGca aCAACTAAAAACTCACTCTCAGAGCTTGAGAAACGCGAAAGGAGAGCAATGGAACGCAAACTTTCCGAAATGGAAGAAGAGTTAAAg
- the LOC105211109 gene encoding myb-like protein A isoform X15, translated as MSFRSRSRTAQPLAGSSRRRSLSSSRATSSSGIGGGSAYNYNGSNYNSNHTNGYGSSTSRPLSTGYYQNGSSGATSSSYYQSPYASIYGSRDNLYSTAGSRASAGASSSSYYSNGKNAGGGVIVIGRYEYTCTSATSAYPTKATSTSASHHAISSATTALKKDATHYVTPRKVSISADNHHHQHHQNNHNHNHHQYTHQPQAQQQYTKSTNPNSSSSTCIISTSHHHHYHPPTSKLTVQRTSRHASLSPTGSRHRCKCTYCTPSTSSSSSMSRSHNTNALCTANNCTSNSSNTNNNNNNKSYLYNSSQSTANGGGSSGYESRYSSNPYSSSASSYMSPYTSYDNGVTTASFSLGSSAGKSNSFKGSSTGSSSYRSTPSSARSTPTLTKISNSNSNLSSYSGSTAAPTSVAAAVSSSSAAAMAALVGRSNSLREQERKSRNRSRSRSAAQRSVSASSEKSEGYESGGERGTSRSRLSSTTNANTNANSTTDENKARDRSENGEAIDYKALWEAVKLENDKLKQQLKKKDDEIVQSRATLERFTNAQLEVYKTENQRLKEENGALIRVISKLSK; from the exons ATGTCCTTTCGTTCACGTTCCCGCACCGCCCAGCCGCTAGCCGGCTCATCGCGTCGTCGTTCACTCTCCAGTTCGCGTGCCACCTCGTCCTCGGGCATCGGTGGTGGTAGCGCCTACAATTATAACGGCAGCAATTACAACAGCAATCATACAAATGGCTACGGCAGCTCTACATCACGTCCTCTGAGTACAGGGTATTATCAGAATGGTTCGTCTGGCGCCACATCCTCTTCTTACTACCAGAGTCCGTATGCGAGTATTTATGGTTCGCGTGATAATCTCTACAGCACAGCCGGAAGTCGTGCATCAGCTGGCGCCAGCAGCAGCTCGTATTATTCGAACGGTAAAAATGCTGGCGGTGGCGTCATTGTAATTGGCCGCTATGAGTACACATGCACATCCGCTACTTCCGCTTATCCAACCAAAGCTACTAGCACTTCAGCCAGCCACCATGCTATTTCCAGCGCAACAACAGCATTGAAAAAAGACGCCACTCATTATGTCACGCCAAGAAAAGTCAGCATTAGCGCTGACAATCACCATCATCAACACCATCAAAATAATCATAATCACAATCATCATCAGTATACTCATCAACCGCAGGCGCAACAGCAATATACAAAATCCACCAACCCGAATAGCTCCTCCTCCACCTGCATCATCTCCACCTCACATCACCATCATTACCATCCGCCAACGTCAAAGCTTACAGTGCAACGAACGTCTCGACATGCTTCGCTATCGCCCACCGGTAGCCGCCATAGATGCAAATGCACCTATTGCACACCCTCAaccagtagcagcagcagcatgtcGAGATCTCATAATACCAACGCCTTATGCACCGCCAATAATTGTACTAGCAATAGTAGtaatacgaacaacaacaataataacaaatcatatttatacaactcctcACAATCCACAGCCAATGGTGGTGGCAGCAGTGGCTATGAATCGCGTTACAGTTCGAATCCCTACAGCAGCAGCGCGAGCAGCTACATGAGTCCCTACACCAGCTATGACAATGGTGTGACCACCGCTTCGTTTAGCTTAGGCAGCAGCGCTGGCAAATCGAACTCCTTCAAAGGCAGCTCCACCGGCAGTTCGTCGTACAGAAGCACGCCGAGCAGCGCACGCTCAACGCCCACTCTGACCAAGATTTCCAATTCGAATAGTAATTTGAGTTCATACAGTGGCAGCACCGCAGCGCCCACATCTGTTGCGGCGGCAgtgagcagcagcagcgcagCCGCCATGGCCGCTTTGGTGGGACGCAGCAATTCGTTGCGTGAGCAGGAACGTAAATCGCGTAATCGTTCGCGTTCACGTAGTGCGGCGCAACGTTCCGTTAGCGCATCGTCAGAGAAGAGTGAAGGTTACGAA AGTGGCGGTGAGCGCGGCACATCACGTTCACGTTTGAGCAGCACCACTAACGCCAACACCAACGCAAACTCCACGACAGACGAGAATAAAGCACGTGATAGGTCAGAGAATGGCGAAGCCATCGACTACAAGGCTCTATGGGAGGCTGTAAA aTTGGAGAACGACAAGCTCAAGCAGCAGCTTAAGAAGAAAGATGATGAAATCGTACAAAGTAGAGCAACACTCGAAAGATTTACAAACGca
- the LOC105211109 gene encoding protein phosphatase 1 regulatory subunit 12A isoform X14, which translates to MSFRSRSRTAQPLAGSSRRRSLSSSRATSSSGIGGGSAYNYNGSNYNSNHTNGYGSSTSRPLSTGYYQNGSSGATSSSYYQSPYASIYGSRDNLYSTAGSRASAGASSSSYYSNGKNAGGGVIVIGRYEYTCTSATSAYPTKATSTSASHHAISSATTALKKDATHYVTPRKVSISADNHHHQHHQNNHNHNHHQYTHQPQAQQQYTKSTNPNSSSSTCIISTSHHHHYHPPTSKLTVQRTSRHASLSPTGSRHRCKCTYCTPSTSSSSSMSRSHNTNALCTANNCTSNSSNTNNNNNNKSYLYNSSQSTANGGGSSGYESRYSSNPYSSSASSYMSPYTSYDNGVTTASFSLGSSAGKSNSFKGSSTGSSSYRSTPSSARSTPTLTKISNSNSNLSSYSGSTAAPTSVAAAVSSSSAAAMAALVGRSNSLREQERKSRNRSRSRSAAQRSVSASSEKSEGYESGGERGTSRSRLSSTTNANTNANSTTDENKARDRSENGEAIDYKALWEAVKLENDKLKQQLKKKDDEIVQSRATLERFTNATTKNSLSELEKRERRAMERKLSEMEEELKQLEVYKTENQRLKEENGALIRVISKLSK; encoded by the exons ATGTCCTTTCGTTCACGTTCCCGCACCGCCCAGCCGCTAGCCGGCTCATCGCGTCGTCGTTCACTCTCCAGTTCGCGTGCCACCTCGTCCTCGGGCATCGGTGGTGGTAGCGCCTACAATTATAACGGCAGCAATTACAACAGCAATCATACAAATGGCTACGGCAGCTCTACATCACGTCCTCTGAGTACAGGGTATTATCAGAATGGTTCGTCTGGCGCCACATCCTCTTCTTACTACCAGAGTCCGTATGCGAGTATTTATGGTTCGCGTGATAATCTCTACAGCACAGCCGGAAGTCGTGCATCAGCTGGCGCCAGCAGCAGCTCGTATTATTCGAACGGTAAAAATGCTGGCGGTGGCGTCATTGTAATTGGCCGCTATGAGTACACATGCACATCCGCTACTTCCGCTTATCCAACCAAAGCTACTAGCACTTCAGCCAGCCACCATGCTATTTCCAGCGCAACAACAGCATTGAAAAAAGACGCCACTCATTATGTCACGCCAAGAAAAGTCAGCATTAGCGCTGACAATCACCATCATCAACACCATCAAAATAATCATAATCACAATCATCATCAGTATACTCATCAACCGCAGGCGCAACAGCAATATACAAAATCCACCAACCCGAATAGCTCCTCCTCCACCTGCATCATCTCCACCTCACATCACCATCATTACCATCCGCCAACGTCAAAGCTTACAGTGCAACGAACGTCTCGACATGCTTCGCTATCGCCCACCGGTAGCCGCCATAGATGCAAATGCACCTATTGCACACCCTCAaccagtagcagcagcagcatgtcGAGATCTCATAATACCAACGCCTTATGCACCGCCAATAATTGTACTAGCAATAGTAGtaatacgaacaacaacaataataacaaatcatatttatacaactcctcACAATCCACAGCCAATGGTGGTGGCAGCAGTGGCTATGAATCGCGTTACAGTTCGAATCCCTACAGCAGCAGCGCGAGCAGCTACATGAGTCCCTACACCAGCTATGACAATGGTGTGACCACCGCTTCGTTTAGCTTAGGCAGCAGCGCTGGCAAATCGAACTCCTTCAAAGGCAGCTCCACCGGCAGTTCGTCGTACAGAAGCACGCCGAGCAGCGCACGCTCAACGCCCACTCTGACCAAGATTTCCAATTCGAATAGTAATTTGAGTTCATACAGTGGCAGCACCGCAGCGCCCACATCTGTTGCGGCGGCAgtgagcagcagcagcgcagCCGCCATGGCCGCTTTGGTGGGACGCAGCAATTCGTTGCGTGAGCAGGAACGTAAATCGCGTAATCGTTCGCGTTCACGTAGTGCGGCGCAACGTTCCGTTAGCGCATCGTCAGAGAAGAGTGAAGGTTACGAA AGTGGCGGTGAGCGCGGCACATCACGTTCACGTTTGAGCAGCACCACTAACGCCAACACCAACGCAAACTCCACGACAGACGAGAATAAAGCACGTGATAGGTCAGAGAATGGCGAAGCCATCGACTACAAGGCTCTATGGGAGGCTGTAAA aTTGGAGAACGACAAGCTCAAGCAGCAGCTTAAGAAGAAAGATGATGAAATCGTACAAAGTAGAGCAACACTCGAAAGATTTACAAACGca aCAACTAAAAACTCACTCTCAGAGCTTGAGAAACGCGAAAGGAGAGCAATGGAACGCAAACTTTCCGAAATGGAAGAAGAGTTAAAg
- the LOC105211109 gene encoding protein phosphatase 1 regulatory subunit 12A isoform X16, whose amino-acid sequence MSFRSRSRTAQPLAGSSRRRSLSSSRATSSSGIGGGSAYNYNGSNYNSNHTNGYGSSTSRPLSTGYYQNGSSGATSSSYYQSPYASIYGSRDNLYSTAGSRASAGASSSSYYSNANGGGSSGYESRYSSNPYSSSASSYMSPYTSYDNGVTTASFSLGSSAGKSNSFKGSSTGSSSYRSTPSSARSTPTLTKISNSNSNLSSYSGSTAAPTSVAAAVSSSSAAAMAALVGRSNSLREQERKSRNRSRSRSAAQRSVSASSEKSEGYESGGERGTSRSRLSSTTNANTNANSTTDENKARDRSENGEAIDYKALWEAVKLENDKLKQQLKKKDDEIVQSRATLERFTNATTKNSLSELEKRERRAMERKLSEMEEELKLLQKLKTENERLRAENRALTRVVSKLTTSAQSQLAKKSK is encoded by the exons ATGTCCTTTCGTTCACGTTCCCGCACCGCCCAGCCGCTAGCCGGCTCATCGCGTCGTCGTTCACTCTCCAGTTCGCGTGCCACCTCGTCCTCGGGCATCGGTGGTGGTAGCGCCTACAATTATAACGGCAGCAATTACAACAGCAATCATACAAATGGCTACGGCAGCTCTACATCACGTCCTCTGAGTACAGGGTATTATCAGAATGGTTCGTCTGGCGCCACATCCTCTTCTTACTACCAGAGTCCGTATGCGAGTATTTATGGTTCGCGTGATAATCTCTACAGCACAGCCGGAAGTCGTGCATCAGCTGGCGCCAGCAGCAGCTCGTATTATTCGAACG CCAATGGTGGTGGCAGCAGTGGCTATGAATCGCGTTACAGTTCGAATCCCTACAGCAGCAGCGCGAGCAGCTACATGAGTCCCTACACCAGCTATGACAATGGTGTGACCACCGCTTCGTTTAGCTTAGGCAGCAGCGCTGGCAAATCGAACTCCTTCAAAGGCAGCTCCACCGGCAGTTCGTCGTACAGAAGCACGCCGAGCAGCGCACGCTCAACGCCCACTCTGACCAAGATTTCCAATTCGAATAGTAATTTGAGTTCATACAGTGGCAGCACCGCAGCGCCCACATCTGTTGCGGCGGCAgtgagcagcagcagcgcagCCGCCATGGCCGCTTTGGTGGGACGCAGCAATTCGTTGCGTGAGCAGGAACGTAAATCGCGTAATCGTTCGCGTTCACGTAGTGCGGCGCAACGTTCCGTTAGCGCATCGTCAGAGAAGAGTGAAGGTTACGAA AGTGGCGGTGAGCGCGGCACATCACGTTCACGTTTGAGCAGCACCACTAACGCCAACACCAACGCAAACTCCACGACAGACGAGAATAAAGCACGTGATAGGTCAGAGAATGGCGAAGCCATCGACTACAAGGCTCTATGGGAGGCTGTAAA aTTGGAGAACGACAAGCTCAAGCAGCAGCTTAAGAAGAAAGATGATGAAATCGTACAAAGTAGAGCAACACTCGAAAGATTTACAAACGca aCAACTAAAAACTCACTCTCAGAGCTTGAGAAACGCGAAAGGAGAGCAATGGAACGCAAACTTTCCGAAATGGAAGAAGAGTTAAAg